One Miscanthus floridulus cultivar M001 chromosome 11, ASM1932011v1, whole genome shotgun sequence DNA window includes the following coding sequences:
- the LOC136493854 gene encoding endoglucanase 13-like — MARLTTMATKTQATLAVAASFLLLAAAAASASSAPFDYAGAFDKCLQFFEAQRSGKLPADRRVQWRGDSALKDGYLQGVDLVGGYYDSGDHVKFGFPMAYAVTMLAWGVLEFEKEMMAANNHQRALDAIRWGTNYFVKAHTEPNVLWVQVGDGDSDHLCWERAEDMSTPRTAFKIDTNHAGSEVAAETAAALAAASKAFRPYDSMYADLLLLHAKQLFTFADTFRGRYDDSLLSAKKFYPSGSGYEDELLWAAAWLHEATGDEKYLQYVSQNAENFGGIGMSMLEFSWDNKYAGLQVLLSKAVLTGGGGGEYADTLRQYQAKAEFFLCACLQKNGGHNMKLTPGGLLHVDEWNNMQYVSSATFLLTVYADYLVASHGALRCPDGEVNPGEMVWFARSQADYVLGKNPRGMSYMVGYGSYFPTHVHHRGASIPSVYAMESVVGCMDGFDRYFNSKGADPNVLNGAVVGGPDANDGFVDDRCNYQQAEPTLAGNAPICGVFSRLASEPADASDNSPPAPSYSPPQDSSPSKGSPLEFVHTVSNSWTTNGVEYYRHVVTAKNTCGHPITYLKLHVKGLSGPIYGVLAAKEKDTYELPAWVTSLAAGEQLTIVYIQGGPAAKFSLVSYKTASG; from the exons ATGGCGCGGTTGACGACGATGGCTACCAAGACGCAGGCCACCTTGGCGGTAGCCGCGTCGTTCCTCCTCCTGGCCGCCGCGGCGGCGTCCGCCTCGTCGGCGCCGTTCGACTACGCCGGCGCGTTTGACAAGTGCCTGCAGTTCTTCGAGGCGCAGCGGTCCGGGAAGCTCCCCGCCGACCGCCGCGTCCAGTGGCGCGGCGACTCCGCACTCAAAGATGGCTACCTCCAGGGG GTGGACTTGGTGGGCGGGTACTACGACTCCGGCGACCACGTCAAGTTCGGGTTCCCCATGGCGTACGCGGTGACGATGCTGGCGTGGGGGGTGCTCGAGTTCGAGAAGGAGATGATGGCCGCCAACAACCACCAGCGCGCGCTGGACGCCATCCGCTGGGGCACCAACTACTTCGTTAAGGCCCACACCGAGCCCAACGTCCTCTGGGTCCAG GTGGGCGACGGGGACAGCGACCACCTCTGCTGGGAGCGCGCCGAGGACATGTCCACGCCGCGGACGGCGTTCAAGATCGACACCAACCACGCGGGGTCCGAGGTCGCCGCCGAGACGGCCGCCGCTCTGGCCGCCGCGTCCAAGGCCTTCCGCCCGTACGACTCCATGTACGCCGACCTCCTGCTGCTGCACGCAAAGCAG CTCTTCACGTTTGCCGACACGTTCAGAGGCAGGTACGATGACTCCCTGCTGAGCGCCAAGAAGTTCTATCCTTCGGGTTCTGGCTACGAG GACGAGCTGCTCTGGGCGGCGGCGTGGCTACACGAGGCGACCGGCGACGAGAAGTACCTGCAGTACGTGTCCCAGAACGCGGAGAACTTCGGCGGGATCGGCATGTCCATGCTCGAGTTCTCCTGGGACAACAAGTACGCCGGCCTGCAGGTGCTCCTCTCCAAGGCGGTCCTcaccggcggcgggggcggcgagTACGCCGACACGCTGAGGCAGTACCAGGCGAAGGCGGAGTTCTTCCTGTGCGCGTGCCTGCAGAAGAACGGCGGGCACAACATGAAGCTCACCCCGGGTGGGCTCCTGCACGTGGACGAGTGGAACAACATGCAGTACGTCAGCTCCGCCACCTTCCTGCTCACCGTCTACGCGGACTACCTCGTGGCGTCGCACGGCGCGCTCAGGTGCCCCGACGGCGAGGTGAATCCCGGCGAGATGGTCTGGTTCGCGCGGTCCCAGGCAGACTACGTCCTCGGGAAGAACCCCAGGGGCATGAGCTACATGGTCGGCTACGGCAGCTACTTCCCGACGCACGTGCACCACCGCGGCGCCTCCATCCCGTCCGTCTACGCCATGGAGTCCGTGGTCGGGTGCATGGACGGCTTCGACAGGTACTTCAACAGCAAGGGTGCCGACCCCAACGTCCTCAACGGCGCCGTCGTCGGCGGGCCCGACGCCAACGACGGCTTCGTCGACGACCGCTGCAACTACCAGCAGGCCGAGCCCACCCTTGCCGGGAACGCGCCCATCTGCGGCGTCTTCTCCCGGCTCGCCTCCGAGCCGGCCGACGCCTCCG ATAACAGCCCGCCGGCGCCTTCTTACTCGCCGCCGCAGGATTCGTCGCCATCAAAGG GGTCTCCTCTGGAGTTCGTGCACACTGTGAGCAACTCGTGGACGACGAACGGGGTGGAGTACTACCGGCACGTGGTGACGGCGAAGAACACGTGCGGGCACCCCATCACGTACCTGAAGCTGCACGTCAAGGGCCTATCGGGCCCCATCTACGGCGTGTTGGCCGCCAAGGAGAAGGACACGTACGAGCTCCCCGCGTGGGTCACCAGCCTCGCCGCCGGCGAGCAGCTCACCATCGTGTACATCCAGGGCGGCCCCGCGGCCAAGTTCTCCCTGGTCAGCTACAAGACTGCTTCAGGCTAA